The genome window ATAATATAGCTTTTTTGCCTCGTGGATATGTTTGATGATTTCTTCAATCAGTAAGGGATTACCGGAACTGACATAATTTATCCATTCGCAAAATTCTTTGTTATCCAGGCCAGTCAGAGTTTTGTTTATCAGAGCGGCGGTTTCGTCAAGGGAAAATGGTCTTAAATCGAATTTTTTGTCCCCTAGTTTATCCATTTCAAAATCAAATTGGCTGGTCGCCACAATAAATATGTTGGAGCGATCAATACTATATTTCAGGTAGCGAACGAAAGATCGATCGAATCCATCCAGTTCATGTAAATCGTCAATCATGATCGCGGTTGGATGCTTGCTGGTTTTTAAATTTTTTATGAATTTCCGGATTGCTTTTTCAAATACAAGGAACTTATTGTTATTTGCTCCATTGTCGGGTTTGTATTTAGCGCGCTCGGTAAAACTTGTGAAAAAGTGCATCCCGCTGCTGGGGTAATAATGTAATAACGGGATATTGGCTAACATGTACTGATATTTCAATTCATTGAGAATCCTTGTTTTACCAAAGCCTTTATCCCCCGTAACCAAATACATGCTGCCGGCCATTCCTGTGATACTATTTAATTTTCTTATCAAGCCATTTGTGTCGGTAAAAGGCAGTGGTGGTAATGAGACATTTGCCGGTTGTTTTTTCCTTCTCTTCTCTCGAGAGTAGGGAGAGAGTGTTTGAAATACCTCTCCAGCTGTCGGTCTAAATACCGGCTCGACGGCTACCAACCGTGATACAATTCTATTGATTGGTTCGGGTATATTTTCGTTGTCTTTAGCCGGCCGACCTGAATCGTGATGAACGACATTTTCAGTGCCGACGACAATACCATGCAGTATTTCATGCAAGATTACCCCTAATGAAAAAAGATCTGTACGTTCGTCGATATCCAGGCCTTTAATTATTTCGGGTGCAACATATCCTAACGTTCCCCGCGGCGAAATCCAATCGTTTTTAGAGGATGCAAAACCAAAATCGATCAACACCGCTCTTTTTTGTTTTGGTTCGTATAAGATATTATCAGGTTTAAGGTCCCCATGAAAATATCCACGGTCATGAAACTGAACGAGCGCATCGAGTATTTGGAGTGTAGCGTCCATAAAATCAAATGAAAAACCACTGAAGGCTTTGTTAAGTGGCTTTCCATCGATGTATTCAGTAATAAAATACGCACGTCCATCTTTTAAAATTCCGTAGTCGAATACGCTGGCAATATTTTTATGTTTAAATTGGGAAAGAATAGTAAACTCCCTCTTTATAAGGGTGTTTAGGTCGCTGTTAGGCGTTTTACTGATCTTCAAGATAAAGGACTTGTTATTTTTATTTACTCGGTATATTTGTGAATGATACGTTTCTCTCAGTATTTCAATAGTTTCATAGCCTTTTATATCAATTTTACTCATCTCCGATCCTCAAGTAATTATAGACAAGACAACATCTGTGTCAATAGGACAGCTGTTTGAAGAACGGACGACCAGGGTAACTGTTGTGCTGTTAAAAATAAAAAAAACTCAATTCACCAAAAGTTAACGAATTTAGTATAATATATAATAAATGATCAATGGGCAGGAGATTTGATGCTATGAACAGTATGGGAGGATTATAGTGTGAGTGTTAATATTCAGGGTAAACAGATGGAAGATGAGACAGTAATGATGCCGGTATATAAAAATGGCCGTGAATACTTGTTAGATGAGCTTTTGAAACTGAATATGTTGATCAGTCTGCGTTTGATACAATTTAGAAATGATTATAGAACCAAGCATAACGATCATGCCGGTCTTTGTATAACCGACGGTGAAATTAACGATGCAGTTGGGGCGATATCTTCAAATCAGGAGAGGGACCAATCTGAAACGACACAAAAGAGATATATACGATGGGACGAGATTGACGATTTGCGGTACAAAATTTCCGTAAGCGTTGAGCAGAGTATAAAAGAGCGAACTTTTCTGCCCTTTTTTCAGTTGTCTGACCTCTTATACTGAGACCCTTGGACTATGGCGAGTATTTTGAATCTGTTGATGGTAAGGCAATCCATGCTGGTATCTCTGTTTTACTGGATGGGGAAAAGATTAGACCAGCCAAAAAAGGTGAAATACTTATAGGTATTATATCGGCATCGCCTGGTGTCATAGGTAATTTACCTATGGAATGACCTAAAAAATATCTCAGTGATAATAGCCAAGGATAAATTGTGAAACCTGAATCTATGTTAAATAATTAGTATTGGAATAACAAAAGGAGGTTTTATGACAGAAAAAATTGCGGTAGACGAACAAACGGGAAAGGCATTCAAACTTTTCCCCGAATCGCAGCGAGATATTATTGCTGCTGTAATCAGCATGCTATATCTGATAGGCATGCTCGTGTTCTTGTGTTGGTTGCTTTTCGACTTCTGTGTTGGACAAATTTTCTTACTAAGACTAATTTTTCCGCAGAACCAGGGTGTTATCAGTTCCCCGTTCTTCAAGCTTGTCATGTATACGGTCATCGGCGGAGGTCTGGGTGGAATTATCAATGGTATGCGCAGCATCATCATCTGGCATTCTGAAAGGCAGGCGTTTGGTTGGCGCTTTGTATGGAAATATGTTTCGTTGCCTTTAGTTGGCATTGTTCTTGCCGCGATCGTATATGCTATCATTCGTGGCGGTATAGTAGCATTCGCAGGCGACTTCGGTTCCAATTCCAGCACAACTACACAGGCACTATCGGCATTTGCTATCGGTGCACTTGCAGGCTACGGCTCAAACAAGGTTTTTGTTTGGCTTGATGATCAAGTCAACAGACTTCTCAAAATTACGGAAACCGTTAAAGTACAAGTTCCCGATTTGACAGGAAAAACTAAAGAAGAAGCCGAAAGTATACTAAAAGAAATAAAACTGAATCTTGGAAAAATTGAACTCATACTGAGCGACAGTCCCGATGTATTGGGTAAAGTAATCGAACAAAATCCAACTGCTGATACGGCAGTTTCAAAGGACACGAACATAAACATTAAAATCGCGGTCAAGGAACTGGGAAAATCATCGAGTGAAAATGCGGATGGATGATCAACTGAAATAGAAACTACGAAAGCTGACGATTATGATTTCTTCTAGCAACTGTAAGGAGGCTTAGATGGTGCAAAAAAGCGGTTTCATATTGCTCGACAGGAACGAAATAAAAGATTGGCTAATGCGGGATAACGTCAACCGGGTCATCAAGGTGATCCAAAATCATCACACCTACCTACCGGACATGAGCCATTTTAAGATTAATAATCACTTCACCTTACTTACAGGTATGAAAAATTATCACATGAATAACAACGGCTGGGGCGATATTGCCCAGAATATTACCACATTTCCTGACGGCAAGATCGCCATATGCCGGGATCTTGATAAAGCACCTGCAGGGCTTAAGGGGCAGAATTCTTTCGGTATCTGCATTGAAAATCTCGGTAATTTCGATAAGGGCAAGGATGCTATGACCGATGCACAAAAAGATGCAATCGTCCACGTCAACGCAGTTCTGTGTTTAAAGTTTAATCTGACTCCCGATATAAATACTGTAATATACCATCACTGGTTCGACCTTAAAACAGGAAAACACACGGACGGCACAGGCGTTACCAAATCCTGCCCGGGGACGAATTTTTTTGGCGGCAATTCAGTTGACAGCGCAAAACGGAATTTCATTCCATTGATTACGGCGGAATTGCAGAAGCTAACGAAATCGAGTACGATACCGGTTTCAGGAGGTCAAAAAAAACTCAGTCGCGCCGTCGTTACAGCAACGAAACTGAATGTGCGTTCACGACCCGATAGGGGCAGTGAGAAAGTTGGAGAACTCAATTATGGTACGTTTGTAGACATCTACGAAAAAACAGTCGGATGGAGTAAAATCAGCACTGCTGATAAATGGGTATCCGAGGATTATTTGAGAGAAATCAAAACCGGTAAAGTTACTGCTAAAACGTCTTTGAATGTCAGAACCGGTCCAAGCCAGGGAGCAAGAGTTATTGAAAAACTCACGAAAGGTACCGAAGTAACGATCTACGATACTGACAATGGCTGGTATAAGATTGGTATGAATGATAAATGGGTAAGCGCTGATTATATAGAATTAGATAGCTGAACACGTAAAGCCGGTATAATTCTGTTAATAATAAAAAAAACATCTTCTTGCAGAATGCATGGATGTTATATAAACTATACGAGAGGTTATTAGAAGAATAGTTATGGAAAGCATCATATTACCCGTAGCAAGTGCGGCACACAGATTTGACAATTCGATTCCTATAATTGTTGACGACATAAAGAATTATGCCGACTTCGAAATGACGCGTTGCACATATTTCATTATTGAATCAGATATACCATCTCCGGGCTGGATACTCGGATTGGGCAGATTTAAATTCCCTTTTTATCTATTGGGACTTTCAGGTATCATTTCGATACCGTTGGGTGTAGAAAATAGGTTTAATACGTCTGAAACCATTCAGTCATTATTCGATGAAATCGAGTCAAATACTAACTTGTATGTTACGGTCAATGATATCTGGCTGCCGAACAGCCTTTTTAAGAGAAATTATCATAAACGAGGATGTGTTTATCGGATTACGACAGAGCTATTCATCAAAGCATACGAATACCGGTATAACCGGATTCATAAGGAACAGTTTATTGAAAACTGCCGGGAATTAAGGGGTAGATTTACTTACTCTGACGATGAAACCAGCTCTTTTACATCATGGGCACAGGGAATTGTCAAAAAGGCTAAAAACATATACCCGAAAAACAGGGAACTCGCCTTAAGATGGCAAGAAGAAAAGTCTAAAAAATCGGAAGATCCGAATAAACTGGATATGCGGTAATGAGCAGTCTGAGCGTCACGTTGATCGATGTGGGATGGGGGGATTCAATCCTGATTGAATCCATGGATAGCAATGATGTTACTCGCTATGCTATGGTGGATTCAAATGATACCATGTATTTTCGCTCGTCGTATATCTTTCTCGACAAATATTTCGAGAAAAAGAACGTAA of bacterium contains these proteins:
- a CDS encoding SH3 domain-containing protein → MVQKSGFILLDRNEIKDWLMRDNVNRVIKVIQNHHTYLPDMSHFKINNHFTLLTGMKNYHMNNNGWGDIAQNITTFPDGKIAICRDLDKAPAGLKGQNSFGICIENLGNFDKGKDAMTDAQKDAIVHVNAVLCLKFNLTPDINTVIYHHWFDLKTGKHTDGTGVTKSCPGTNFFGGNSVDSAKRNFIPLITAELQKLTKSSTIPVSGGQKKLSRAVVTATKLNVRSRPDRGSEKVGELNYGTFVDIYEKTVGWSKISTADKWVSEDYLREIKTGKVTAKTSLNVRTGPSQGARVIEKLTKGTEVTIYDTDNGWYKIGMNDKWVSADYIELDS
- a CDS encoding PASTA domain-containing protein — encoded protein: MTEKIAVDEQTGKAFKLFPESQRDIIAAVISMLYLIGMLVFLCWLLFDFCVGQIFLLRLIFPQNQGVISSPFFKLVMYTVIGGGLGGIINGMRSIIIWHSERQAFGWRFVWKYVSLPLVGIVLAAIVYAIIRGGIVAFAGDFGSNSSTTTQALSAFAIGALAGYGSNKVFVWLDDQVNRLLKITETVKVQVPDLTGKTKEEAESILKEIKLNLGKIELILSDSPDVLGKVIEQNPTADTAVSKDTNINIKIAVKELGKSSSENADG
- a CDS encoding peptidase G2 autoproteolytic cleavage domain-containing protein, producing the protein MDYGEYFESVDGKAIHAGISVLLDGEKIRPAKKGEILIGIISASPGVIGNLPME